One Mixta gaviniae genomic window carries:
- the fabZ gene encoding 3-hydroxyacyl-ACP dehydratase FabZ, translating into MTTETHTLNIEEILEHLPHRYPFLLVDRVLDFEEHKYLRALKNVSVNEPFFQGHFPGKPIFPGVLILEAMAQATGILAFKSVGKLEPGELYYFAGIDEARFKRPVVPGDQMIMEVTFEKTRRGLTRFKGVATVDGKIVCEATMMCARSREA; encoded by the coding sequence TTGACTACTGAAACTCATACTCTGAATATTGAAGAGATTTTAGAACATCTGCCGCACCGTTATCCGTTTTTACTGGTCGATCGTGTCCTGGATTTCGAAGAGCATAAATATCTGCGCGCCCTGAAGAACGTCTCAGTTAACGAACCGTTTTTCCAGGGGCATTTCCCTGGTAAACCGATTTTCCCGGGCGTATTGATTCTGGAAGCGATGGCGCAGGCGACAGGTATTCTGGCGTTTAAAAGCGTGGGCAAACTGGAGCCGGGCGAACTGTATTACTTCGCCGGGATCGACGAAGCGCGCTTCAAGCGCCCGGTGGTGCCGGGCGATCAGATGATTATGGAAGTCACCTTCGAGAAAACCCGTCGCGGCCTGACACGCTTTAAAGGCGTTGCCACCGTTGACGGCAAAATCGTGTGTGAAGCGACCATGATGTGTGCCCGTAGCCGGGAGGCGTAA